The DNA window AGGCTTGTCCTCGCCTTCGATCTCGATCGTGATCTCGGCGGTCTGCTGCCACTGGCCCGGGCGCTTTTCGATCATCTCGAGCAGCTTCCAATGGCCGCGAATGCGCTTGCCGACGCGGACCGGGGCGATGAATCGGGTTTTGTTGCCGCCGTAATTGACGCCCATCTTGACGTTGTCGATCTTGGGCATGTCGCTGTTCGCGCCGAGATAGGGGATCATCGACAAGGTCATGAAGCCGTGCACGATCGTGCCGCCGAACGGCGTCATCTTGGCCTTTTCCTCGTCGATGTGGATGAACTGGTGGTCGCCGGTCGCATCCGCGAACATGTTGACCTTTTCCTGAGTCATCTCGACCCATTCGCTGGTGCCGATATTCTCGCCGGCCTTCGCGGCCAGTTCTGCGGGGTTCATGGGGCTCTCCTCGTCCGGGTTGCAATTCGGGGCGCTTCATGGCGCATGAGGCCGCGTGTTGCAATCGCCGGGAGGGAGGGATCAGCCTGCCGCTACGGCTCCGCCGGGGGCCGCCTTGCGCCGTGCACGGCTCGCCCCGGCCCTGGCGCTGCGTTCGAGCCCCGAACGCGCCGAATCGAGCCTCCTGCAATAGGTCGCAAGGCCGATCTGGAGGCCGATGATCATCAGCATGACCGGCTGGTATCCGATCCCCTGGAACAGCGCGCCGACGAAATAGACGAGGCTCGCCAGTTGCAGCGCGACCGCCATCGGCGCGATCCACGCCTCTCTTTCATCCGGTGGTTCGTGCCCCTCGCCTTTCCAGCGGCGGTGGATGCGTTCCATCTGCCAGACACCCAGCCCCTGCAGCGCGAACCAGATCGCGAGCCCCGGCCAGCCCTGTTCGCCCAGAAGTTCGAAGATCGCGGAGTGATAGGCGCGGCCCTCGTCCGTCACCTTCTTGTAGCGCAAAGTGGCGGTGTTCCCGCTCTCCTCGCGCACCGGCATGACATAGGTGAAGGAATTGCCGCGATAGGCATCGAAGCCGCCGCCGAAAGGGTTTTCCTTCGCATAGTCGATGGTCCATTCCCACACCGCCAGACGGGTCGAGGCGCTTTCATCGCCCGACGGCGCGGTGATCGTCGCCATGCGTTCGTAGTAGCTCTGCGGCAGGAACGGCAGCGCCATCAGCCCGGCAAGCCCCGCGCCCACGACATAGAGCACCCGCCGCTTCACATAGCGCAGCAGCAGCACGCCCAGCACCGCGATGCAGACGAGCCCGGTGCGCGCCTCGGTCCCGATCGGCACCATCAGGCAGGCGAAGATCAGCAGCACCGCAAATGTCGTGACCATCCAGTGCGGGCGGAACACCGTGCCGAACCGGGTGAACCACCAGATCAGCGGGGTGAGCGCGATCGCGACCGTGGCCAGCGTCGAACTTTCGTAGATCCCGCTGTTGTCGTTGACGAAGAAATTGAGGTTCTCGTAGCCCCCTCCGCCCAGCACGGTCTTCATCCCCGTCCCGATCACGATCGTCGCGACCGACAGGACCAGCGTCAGCGCCAGCCCCTCGATCCGCGCCCGGGTCGTTAGTGTGAAGGGCAGGAAGATCGCGAACAGCAGCGCCTTCCACACCCAGTCCCACTTGGTAGCGGCGGGCTCGGGGAAATCGGCGTTGCCGGTGGTCCACCAGCAATATCCTAGCAGCATGACAAGCAGCGCTTGCCGCGCGGTGAAGCGAGCGCCTTCCTTGCGGTCGAGCACCAGCCAGCCGCCGAAGGCCGCGGCAAAGGCGATCAGCGAGACGGGCAGCGAGGTGATCAGCGAATAGCCGATCCGCTGCGGGGCGAGGATGTCGATATAGACGTAGAGCAGCACCCATACAAAAGGCCGCTTGATCCCGAGCACCAGCACGTAGGCGATGAAGGCGAGGAAGACGAGGTCGAGCATCAAAGATCGGGCCCGGGCCCTGCATCCGCCGTCCTGCGCGCTGCCTTGCGCCCGGCGGAACTGTGCGCCCGGCGCTTCGCCGCGCCCTCGTCCTTCAGCTCCTCGACCAGCGGATCGGTGTCGACATCGCCTCTCAGCGCAAGGCGCAGCAGCGCGACGGCGAGCAGGCCGTGGCCGAGAGCAAGGGCAATCTGGTCGATCATGGTCGTCGCATCCGGATGCGGCGAGGAGACATCGGGCCTCCGCGCGCATGGCCTCGATACCGGCTCCCGGTTGACGCGCCGTTAAGCACGCCCGCGGTAGGGAAAGGCGATGATCCGCGTGCTCCACGTCCTCGACCATTCGCTGCCGCTGCACAGCGGCTACACCTTTCGCACGCGCGCGATCCTAAAGGCGCAGGGCGCGCTCGGGCTGGACGTGCGCGGCATCACCGGGCAGCGCCACAATATCGAACCGGGCAGCAACGGGGGTATCGAAAGCCCGCAGGTCGCGGACGGCCTCACGTTCTACCGCACGCCGGGCGCACCGTCCGGCCCGCCGCTCATTACCGAATTCGCCAAGATCCGCGCGCTCGCCGGCGCGATCAGGCGGCTTGCGACCGAATGGCGGCCCGACATCCTCCACGCCCATTCGCCCGCCCTGAGCGGGGCGGCGGCGCTGATGGCGGGGCGCGCCCTGGGCCTGCCGGTGGTCTACGAAATCCGCGCCTTCTGGGAGGATGCGGCGGTCGGCAACCGGACCGGACGCGAAGCTTCCGCGAAATACCGCGCGACCCGCGCGCTCGAGACCGAGGTGGCGAAACGCGCCGATGCGCTTTTCACGATCTGCGATGGACTGCGCTCCGACATGATCGCGCGCGGCATCGCGCCGGGGCGAATCGGGGTGATGCCGAACGGGGTGGACCTGTCGCTGTTCAGAGAACCGGTCGCGCGGGACGACGCACTCGCCGCCGAACTCGGGATCGACCGCGAGGCCCCGGTGATCGGCTATATCGGCAGCTTCTATGCCTATGAGGGGGTGGACGACCTCATCGCCGCCATGCCGCGCCTGCGCGAAAGCCATCCCGGCGCGCGCCTGTTGCTGGTCGGCGGGGGCGAGATGGACGGGGAATGGCGCGCCGCCGCCGCGCGCCTGCCCGAACCGCAATCGGTGATCTTCACCGGGCGCGTCCCGCATGGCGAGGTCGAGCGCTATTATTCGCTGATCGACGTGCTCGCCTATCCGCGCAAGAGGCAGCGCCTGACCGATCTCGTCACGCCGCTCAAACCGCTCGAGGCGATGGCCCAGCGGCGTCTCGTCGCCGCATCCGATGTCGGCGGACACCGCGAACTCATGACCGACGGATCGACCGGCACGCTGTTCGCGCCCGACGATCCGGCCGCCTGCGCCGACGCGCTCGGCGAGCTGCTTTCGCGCCGCGAGGACTGGGACGCGATTCGCGCGCGCGCCGAGGCGCATGTCCGCGCGCGCCACGACTGGCAGGCGAATGCGCAGCGTTATCTTGCCGTTTACCATCGCCTGCTAGGCCCGACGGGCCGCGTGACGGGCGCGCGGACGGAACATGGCCCCGGCGCGGGGCTCGAGGCCTGACCGGGCAGCCCCGGCACGGGCCATTCGCGGGGAAGCTGCGGCAATGAAACTCGAGCGGATCACGGCGAACACGATCGACGAGGCGGGCGAGCCCGATAGCGGCGGCGAGGACATCGCCCCGCGCGAGGTTTCCCGAAGGCGTCGGCGCGGCCGCACCGCCGCACTCGCCGCGCATCGTGCCTTCGCCCCGCTGCTCGGGACTTGGGGCGCGGCGCTGTTCGGCCTCGCGGTGCTTGTCCTGCCCGCTACCGCGACCGCGCGCTTTGCCCTGCTTGCCGGCCTCGCCGCACTTGGCGGAGCCGCTCATTATCTCATCGCCGCGCTCGCGGCGCTTGCCGGGGGCGTGTTCGCCTTCGGCATTGCGCGCGCGGCCTCGCTCAGGGTCCGCCGTGCCGCGGCGGATTCTGCGTTCTTCCCGGCGACGCGCCCGCGGCCGATCCGGCCGGCCGAGGAATTGGGCAGCGAAAGCCTCGATGCGCCGCTTGAAAAAATGCCGCTCGGCATGAAGGTGGCGGACTGGCTCGGGCGAAATGTCGCCGAGGGCGAAGTGCCGCAGGACGGGGAGGCGCAGGATGCCGCCGCCCCTGAGGGACCGAGCGCCGAGGAGCACGCCGCCGCCGCAATGCGGCGCCGCCTCGCCCGGGTGCGCGGCGAGGCGCAGGCGGCCCGCGCTCCCGCCGAGGATCACGCTGCGCAGGAGGATGACGCCGAAGACGCTGCCCCCGCCGCCGAACCGGCCGAGGCCGAGGTCGAAACCCCCGCCGACGCCGAGACGAACGCCGAAACCCAAGCGCCGGAAACGGTGCCCGAACTCGACCTTGCGCGCTTCGCGCAGCTTTCCGGGCGTAATGCCGTGTGGGTCGAAGGACCCCTGCCCGAAAGCATTTTTTCCGGCGAGGCGCAGGACGATGCGGAGCCGGCCCCTGAAAAGCCGCAGGAACGTCCCCGGTTTGGGTCGGCCGCGATCGAGCATCTGCGCGCCACCCCCGCGAAGGATCTGAGCCTCGTCCAGATGGTCGAACGGCTCGCCGCCGCGCTCCATGAACGCGAAGCCGCCGAACAGGCCCGCGGCAGCGGCGATGCGGCGTCCGGCAACGACCCGCGCAGGAAC is part of the Erythrobacter litoralis genome and encodes:
- a CDS encoding MaoC family dehydratase, with translation MNPAELAAKAGENIGTSEWVEMTQEKVNMFADATGDHQFIHIDEEKAKMTPFGGTIVHGFMTLSMIPYLGANSDMPKIDNVKMGVNYGGNKTRFIAPVRVGKRIRGHWKLLEMIEKRPGQWQQTAEITIEIEGEDKPALICEWITQYFV
- a CDS encoding TIGR04063 family PEP-CTERM/XrtA system glycosyltransferase encodes the protein MIRVLHVLDHSLPLHSGYTFRTRAILKAQGALGLDVRGITGQRHNIEPGSNGGIESPQVADGLTFYRTPGAPSGPPLITEFAKIRALAGAIRRLATEWRPDILHAHSPALSGAAALMAGRALGLPVVYEIRAFWEDAAVGNRTGREASAKYRATRALETEVAKRADALFTICDGLRSDMIARGIAPGRIGVMPNGVDLSLFREPVARDDALAAELGIDREAPVIGYIGSFYAYEGVDDLIAAMPRLRESHPGARLLLVGGGEMDGEWRAAAARLPEPQSVIFTGRVPHGEVERYYSLIDVLAYPRKRQRLTDLVTPLKPLEAMAQRRLVAASDVGGHRELMTDGSTGTLFAPDDPAACADALGELLSRREDWDAIRARAEAHVRARHDWQANAQRYLAVYHRLLGPTGRVTGARTEHGPGAGLEA
- a CDS encoding putative O-glycosylation ligase, exosortase A system-associated; this encodes MLDLVFLAFIAYVLVLGIKRPFVWVLLYVYIDILAPQRIGYSLITSLPVSLIAFAAAFGGWLVLDRKEGARFTARQALLVMLLGYCWWTTGNADFPEPAATKWDWVWKALLFAIFLPFTLTTRARIEGLALTLVLSVATIVIGTGMKTVLGGGGYENLNFFVNDNSGIYESSTLATVAIALTPLIWWFTRFGTVFRPHWMVTTFAVLLIFACLMVPIGTEARTGLVCIAVLGVLLLRYVKRRVLYVVGAGLAGLMALPFLPQSYYERMATITAPSGDESASTRLAVWEWTIDYAKENPFGGGFDAYRGNSFTYVMPVREESGNTATLRYKKVTDEGRAYHSAIFELLGEQGWPGLAIWFALQGLGVWQMERIHRRWKGEGHEPPDEREAWIAPMAVALQLASLVYFVGALFQGIGYQPVMLMIIGLQIGLATYCRRLDSARSGLERSARAGASRARRKAAPGGAVAAG